A DNA window from Bradyrhizobium barranii subsp. barranii contains the following coding sequences:
- a CDS encoding ABC transporter substrate binding protein has translation MTRGGIDITAHPIGSPGELEPALRAASTNGANGLFVVASRLTNFVAPRIAQYGLEQRLPVIAAWREFAASGALLSYGPDRIFEAKRIAGYVQKVLNGTKPADLPIEQPVKFELVINLKTARSIGLPISRELLLRADDVIE, from the coding sequence GTGACCCGCGGGGGCATCGATATAACAGCGCATCCGATTGGTAGCCCCGGAGAACTTGAGCCCGCGCTTCGTGCAGCAAGTACCAATGGCGCGAACGGTTTGTTTGTGGTCGCCTCGCGCCTAACTAATTTTGTCGCCCCAAGAATTGCCCAATATGGATTGGAGCAGCGGCTTCCGGTCATCGCAGCGTGGCGCGAATTCGCCGCCAGCGGGGCCTTGTTGTCGTATGGACCAGATAGGATTTTTGAGGCCAAGCGCATCGCAGGTTACGTGCAGAAGGTGCTGAACGGTACAAAACCGGCCGACCTGCCGATTGAGCAACCAGTGAAGTTCGAGCTTGTGATTAATCTGAAAACAGCGCGCAGCATTGGATTGCCGATTAGCCGAGAGTTGTTACTGCGTGCAGATGACGTGATTGAATGA
- the istB gene encoding IS21-like element IS1631 family helper ATPase IstB codes for MMTMPEIERCLRQLRLSGVRDTLQTRVLQAQGANQPFLETFSLILQDELDRRQSRLIERRYQQSGLDEKLTLAEFDWSFNPKLPRQTCFQLHTLAFIAAGENALLVGKPGTGKSHIAKAIAYQAILQSHKVQYLETDDFFHRYALNSPAQREVRLRTIIDCDLLVLDDLFLARAIPDDAGTLLQTLIHQRYKLRRSVIVTSNRVVQDWGAYLGDNTMSTTILDRLMHHCHLLEFDGRSYRLKEAAEALARETNSN; via the coding sequence ATGATGACCATGCCGGAAATTGAGCGTTGCCTACGACAGCTGCGCCTGTCGGGTGTCCGCGACACGCTGCAGACGCGCGTGCTCCAGGCGCAGGGCGCCAACCAGCCCTTCCTCGAGACCTTCTCCCTTATCCTGCAGGATGAACTGGACCGTCGTCAGTCCCGTCTTATCGAGCGGCGATACCAGCAATCCGGGCTCGACGAAAAGCTGACGCTCGCCGAGTTCGACTGGTCCTTCAATCCCAAACTGCCACGTCAGACCTGCTTCCAGCTCCACACCCTGGCGTTCATTGCCGCTGGCGAGAACGCTCTGCTTGTTGGCAAACCTGGCACCGGGAAGTCGCACATAGCCAAGGCGATTGCCTATCAGGCGATCCTGCAAAGCCACAAGGTCCAGTATCTTGAGACCGACGACTTCTTCCACCGCTACGCCCTGAACTCTCCGGCACAACGCGAGGTCCGGCTGCGAACCATCATCGACTGCGATCTCCTCGTGCTGGACGATCTATTCCTCGCACGCGCCATCCCCGACGACGCCGGCACTTTGCTGCAGACCCTGATCCATCAGCGTTACAAACTGCGCCGCAGCGTCATCGTCACCTCCAATCGCGTCGTGCAGGATTGGGGGGCATACCTTGGGGACAACACTATGAGCACGACGATCCTCGATCGCCTTATGCATCATTGCCATCTGCTTGAGTTCGACGGACGCAGCTATCGGCTCAAAGAAGCCGCTGAAGCTCTTGCCCGGGAAACAAACTCAAACTAA
- the istA gene encoding IS21-like element IS1631 family transposase, whose translation MFDPFSQQGAGELNVLKRHLQSTVLTLLDRNTSQREIHRLTGVDRKTIRRYQALRAGAEANSPGEVTTGSVSADGQIPPPRPPAFGTSEATVTSSLARSACEAHRTWIEEQVRLKRNAQAIYQDLVDQFGFPSSYQSVKRFVRRLRHADPEQFDRLEFLPGEEAQVDYGEGAPTVDPKSGRYRRPRLFVMTLRYSRRSFRRVVWKSSQQVWAQLHEEAFRYFGGVPSYVVLDNLKEGVLKPDLYEPQLNPIYSAMLAHYAVVADPARVADPNRKGCVENAIQHTQGTALAGRRFETLEAQNEFLRHWEENWASKRIHGSTRRQVEAMFQEEKPHLRPLPVAPFRIFTEVVRTVCDDTTVRVDNSYYAARPAPIGSQVVVRIYTTTIEIRDRHTRALLRVHSRMAHPGSVVLPTSERPFNPSRQTAVLLASAERIGPQTRALCQQVFDTEGRPGQRAMWGIVGLGRKYPARLVEQACAHAIDNRIYRYKHVRATVERLFEQAIEQVGVTPQPASPLTQDHPLIRTPAEYGDLFSRAVRRDADDNGRQAEAHDDHATAIRARVACATPANSGATSAPAAPSHLKLET comes from the coding sequence ATGTTCGACCCCTTTAGCCAGCAAGGGGCCGGGGAGTTGAACGTCTTGAAGCGACATCTGCAAAGCACCGTACTTACATTACTTGATCGCAACACCAGCCAGCGCGAGATTCACCGGCTGACGGGTGTCGATCGCAAGACGATCCGGCGTTATCAGGCGCTGCGGGCCGGTGCGGAGGCAAATTCCCCCGGGGAAGTGACCACCGGCTCGGTGAGCGCGGACGGCCAAATTCCTCCACCCCGACCACCGGCTTTTGGGACATCGGAAGCGACGGTCACCAGCAGCCTGGCCCGTTCGGCTTGCGAAGCGCATCGGACGTGGATCGAAGAACAGGTCCGGCTGAAGCGGAACGCGCAGGCGATTTACCAGGACCTGGTTGATCAATTTGGCTTTCCGTCCAGCTACCAGAGTGTCAAGCGGTTTGTGCGCCGGTTGCGGCACGCTGATCCTGAGCAGTTTGATCGTCTTGAGTTCCTCCCCGGCGAGGAAGCTCAGGTCGACTATGGCGAGGGCGCGCCGACGGTTGATCCGAAGAGCGGGCGGTACCGTCGTCCCCGCCTGTTCGTGATGACGCTACGCTACTCGCGGCGCAGCTTCCGGCGGGTAGTCTGGAAGTCCAGCCAACAAGTCTGGGCGCAGCTCCACGAAGAGGCGTTCCGGTATTTTGGCGGGGTCCCCAGCTATGTCGTGCTCGACAACCTGAAGGAAGGCGTCCTCAAGCCGGATTTGTACGAGCCCCAGCTCAACCCGATTTACAGCGCGATGCTGGCTCATTACGCCGTGGTCGCCGATCCCGCGCGCGTGGCCGATCCAAATCGGAAAGGATGCGTCGAGAATGCGATTCAACATACCCAGGGCACTGCGCTGGCCGGACGGCGCTTCGAGACGCTGGAGGCGCAAAACGAGTTCTTGAGGCACTGGGAGGAGAACTGGGCTTCCAAACGCATCCACGGCAGCACGCGCCGTCAGGTCGAGGCGATGTTCCAGGAAGAGAAGCCGCACCTGCGGCCGCTGCCTGTCGCTCCCTTCCGCATCTTCACCGAAGTCGTCCGGACTGTCTGCGACGACACCACCGTACGCGTCGACAACAGCTATTACGCCGCGCGGCCCGCGCCGATCGGCAGCCAGGTCGTCGTGCGCATCTACACCACCACGATCGAGATCCGTGATCGCCACACCCGTGCGCTGCTGCGTGTTCATTCCCGGATGGCGCACCCCGGTTCTGTCGTCCTGCCGACCAGCGAACGGCCGTTCAACCCGTCGCGGCAAACCGCCGTGCTGCTGGCGAGCGCCGAGCGCATCGGACCGCAGACCAGGGCCTTGTGCCAGCAGGTGTTCGACACCGAAGGGCGCCCCGGACAGCGCGCGATGTGGGGCATTGTCGGGCTGGGCCGGAAGTATCCGGCGCGGCTGGTCGAGCAGGCCTGCGCGCACGCCATCGACAACCGCATCTACCGCTACAAGCACGTGCGTGCGACCGTCGAGCGGTTGTTCGAACAGGCGATCGAGCAGGTTGGAGTGACGCCACAGCCGGCATCGCCGCTCACCCAGGATCATCCGCTGATCCGTACCCCCGCGGAATACGGCGACCTCTTCAGCCGCGCTGTGCGGCGCGACGCCGACGACAATGGTCGGCAGGCCGAGGCTCACGACGATCACGCCACGGCAATCCGCGCTCGTGTCGCCTGCGCAACCCCGGCCAACTCCGGCGCCACGAGCGCTCCCGCTGCACCTTCTCACCTTAAACTGGAGACCTAG
- a CDS encoding ABC transporter substrate binding protein: MRRRDFVALITFAALSLPRRALAQKKPLRIGWLVFDDASLGRIDQSLKDALAQGAFASGSNLQIIYRYAEGNSTRLRELAEELVVQKPDLLLAIGGDLIKALFDASGGVIPVVGGVSDSPIRAGLATSLANPGKNFTGVTFLTDEMAVKRVELLSEVAPKAKRVSVIFNPQHLDDELTFARKAAQSLGIDPRGSVKIPRVWSLETPPPDDRRQRR; the protein is encoded by the coding sequence ATGAGGCGGCGCGATTTCGTTGCCTTGATCACGTTTGCGGCGTTGTCGCTTCCACGACGGGCGCTTGCGCAAAAAAAGCCCCTTCGGATCGGTTGGCTCGTGTTCGACGATGCATCGCTGGGGCGGATCGATCAATCGCTGAAGGATGCGCTCGCGCAGGGCGCCTTCGCGAGCGGCAGCAATCTCCAGATCATTTACCGTTACGCCGAAGGCAACTCGACGCGACTCCGAGAGTTGGCGGAGGAACTCGTTGTGCAGAAGCCCGACCTACTGCTTGCGATTGGTGGCGACCTCATCAAAGCGCTGTTCGATGCAAGCGGGGGCGTCATACCTGTCGTGGGTGGCGTCAGCGACAGTCCGATACGAGCAGGTCTGGCCACGTCTCTCGCCAACCCTGGCAAGAATTTTACCGGTGTAACCTTTCTTACCGATGAAATGGCGGTCAAACGGGTGGAATTGCTAAGCGAGGTAGCTCCTAAGGCAAAGCGGGTGTCAGTCATTTTCAATCCGCAACATCTCGATGATGAGCTAACGTTTGCACGGAAAGCGGCACAATCGCTTGGCATCGATCCCCGTGGGTCGGTCAAAATCCCCCGGGTATGGTCACTTGAAACTCCCCCACCTGATGATCGCCGTCAGCGCCGCTGA
- a CDS encoding outer membrane beta-barrel protein, whose protein sequence is MKLPPAVWNWSGGYIGGHVGGGYGRTSFSNPYGQSIYGGVVDTPVFLAGGQVGYNWQNSSWVFGLELDASGVVSEGTNTCLAASGFVVSANCKAGPNLFATGTARVGYAFGALGHTLAYLKGGVAWQNNRGDVINNNEYYGSYTQEKTHFDYGRVGSIIGLGVEQALTPAWSVNVEYDYLHFGGPSVATPPTVQDPPFAILPANITSLSSSYHIGKIGLNYHFGADPWAVQWPDAPLYAKAPASAPPIAYTAGWSFEGGSRLWLSRGRFQWDHSAVGAGGLDDPSILQSRLTYHGLDGLSGELFGRVDSPWGVFLKGNIGLGRFDKGHMNDEDWGLPPNFSYVNTISGQANGRFTYYTADVGYDFLRAANYKVGGFIGWTYYEQSSDTRGCVQIAHPEPCLPPGDDRVVGSQNTQWNAARIGLSAETMLTERWRLNADVAYLPWTDFKGRDNHLLRPMTTFDEQRGNRGGGVQVEGVLSYFITRNFSVGVGGRYWAMWTNRRSDTLPCSDSGCVGAPIFAKHSMKRWGTFFQASYRFD, encoded by the coding sequence GTGAAACTGCCACCCGCGGTGTGGAACTGGTCAGGCGGCTATATTGGCGGACACGTCGGCGGCGGGTACGGCCGAACCTCCTTCAGCAATCCCTACGGTCAGTCAATCTATGGCGGTGTCGTCGATACCCCAGTGTTTCTCGCGGGTGGCCAGGTCGGCTACAATTGGCAGAACAGCAGTTGGGTGTTTGGTCTCGAACTCGACGCCAGCGGTGTTGTCTCCGAAGGCACAAACACCTGCCTCGCCGCCTCCGGCTTCGTCGTGAGCGCAAACTGCAAGGCAGGTCCCAACCTCTTTGCTACCGGGACAGCCCGCGTTGGTTACGCTTTTGGCGCACTCGGCCACACACTGGCCTATCTCAAGGGAGGCGTAGCTTGGCAAAACAATCGGGGCGACGTCATCAACAACAACGAATATTACGGCTCTTACACCCAGGAGAAAACCCATTTCGACTATGGTCGAGTCGGTAGCATCATCGGGCTGGGCGTCGAGCAAGCACTTACGCCTGCATGGTCGGTCAACGTCGAGTATGACTATCTCCATTTCGGCGGGCCGAGTGTCGCAACGCCTCCGACGGTGCAGGATCCGCCGTTCGCAATTCTTCCGGCGAACATAACCAGCCTCTCCAGCAGCTATCACATCGGAAAGATAGGGTTGAACTACCATTTTGGCGCCGACCCGTGGGCAGTGCAATGGCCCGACGCGCCGCTATACGCAAAAGCCCCCGCCAGCGCGCCGCCGATTGCTTACACGGCCGGTTGGTCGTTCGAAGGCGGATCGCGGCTCTGGCTCAGCCGGGGACGCTTCCAATGGGACCACAGCGCAGTGGGCGCCGGCGGCCTTGATGACCCCAGCATTCTTCAATCGAGGCTCACCTATCACGGACTTGACGGACTTTCCGGAGAGCTATTTGGCCGTGTTGACAGCCCGTGGGGAGTGTTCCTGAAGGGCAACATTGGCCTCGGGCGCTTCGACAAAGGACACATGAACGATGAAGATTGGGGGCTCCCCCCGAACTTCTCCTATGTCAACACGATCTCAGGCCAGGCAAACGGGAGGTTCACGTACTACACGGCCGATGTAGGTTACGATTTCCTGCGCGCCGCCAACTACAAGGTCGGCGGATTTATCGGCTGGACCTACTACGAACAGAGCTCCGACACGAGGGGCTGTGTACAGATAGCTCACCCGGAACCCTGCTTGCCGCCGGGTGACGACAGGGTCGTTGGAAGCCAGAATACTCAGTGGAATGCAGCTCGGATCGGCCTGAGCGCCGAAACCATGCTCACCGAGCGTTGGCGTTTGAACGCTGACGTCGCTTACCTGCCCTGGACCGATTTCAAGGGGCGTGACAACCATCTCTTGCGCCCTATGACCACCTTCGATGAGCAACGGGGCAATCGTGGCGGCGGCGTTCAGGTTGAAGGCGTCTTGTCCTACTTCATCACCAGGAACTTCAGCGTCGGCGTCGGTGGCCGCTATTGGGCGATGTGGACCAACAGGCGGAGCGATACGTTGCCGTGCAGCGACAGCGGCTGCGTTGGTGCACCCATATTTGCAAAGCACAGCATGAAGCGCTGGGGCACGTTCTTTCAGGCGTCCTATAGGTTCGATTGA
- a CDS encoding IS256 family transposase codes for MTETTNVLAFRQPSAVDDPLTDIVRAGARDLLARAIEIEVGAFLASTANLTLPDGRARLVRHGHGPVREIATGIGPVEVARPKVRDRGASGPGDRLRFSSAILPLWARRTKSLDALIPVLYLRGISTGDFQEALSALLGKDAPNLSPSVIAGLKADWQVEYERWQRRDLSARRYVYIWADGVYLQARMEDHSECMLVLIGTTPEGKKELIGFQVGVRESAQSWRELLIDLRQRGLRIAPQLAIGDGALGFWKALDEAFPGTRHQRCWCHKVSNVLDKVAKSVQGPMKNDLRNIYLAPHRAEAETAIDVFVEKYHVKYGRAVECLIKDRHALLAFFDFPAEHWIHLRSSNPIESVFATVRHRTVRTKGSLSQQTAKLMVFKLIDAASKTWRRLKSTNQLPKVIAGVKFIDGIEVIPNTESHAA; via the coding sequence ATGACCGAGACTACCAATGTTCTTGCTTTCCGTCAGCCGTCCGCGGTTGATGATCCACTGACCGATATCGTTCGTGCCGGCGCGCGGGACCTGCTTGCCAGGGCGATCGAGATCGAGGTTGGCGCGTTTCTGGCCAGCACGGCCAATCTGACGCTGCCCGACGGTCGAGCGCGCCTGGTCCGACATGGGCACGGTCCGGTGCGCGAGATTGCGACCGGCATCGGTCCGGTGGAGGTCGCTCGTCCCAAGGTCCGCGACCGCGGAGCGAGCGGGCCAGGCGACCGCCTCCGCTTCAGTTCGGCAATCCTGCCGCTATGGGCGCGGCGGACGAAGAGCCTGGATGCCTTGATCCCGGTCCTCTATTTGCGCGGCATCTCGACCGGCGACTTCCAGGAGGCGCTCTCGGCGCTGCTCGGCAAGGATGCGCCGAACCTGTCGCCTTCGGTGATCGCCGGCCTGAAGGCCGATTGGCAGGTCGAGTACGAACGCTGGCAGAGACGCGATCTGTCGGCGCGTCGCTATGTCTACATCTGGGCCGATGGCGTGTACCTGCAGGCCCGCATGGAAGATCACAGCGAATGCATGCTGGTGCTGATTGGCACCACGCCGGAAGGCAAGAAGGAGCTGATCGGCTTCCAGGTCGGCGTGCGCGAGAGCGCGCAGAGCTGGCGCGAACTCCTGATCGACCTGCGGCAACGCGGGTTACGGATTGCCCCGCAACTCGCCATCGGCGACGGCGCCCTCGGCTTCTGGAAGGCACTGGACGAGGCCTTTCCCGGCACGCGGCACCAACGATGCTGGTGCCATAAAGTGAGCAACGTACTCGACAAGGTCGCCAAATCCGTGCAGGGCCCCATGAAGAACGACCTGCGGAACATCTATCTGGCCCCACACCGGGCCGAAGCTGAAACCGCGATCGACGTCTTCGTCGAGAAATACCACGTCAAATACGGACGTGCGGTGGAGTGCCTGATCAAGGATCGCCATGCGCTGCTCGCCTTCTTCGACTTCCCTGCTGAGCACTGGATCCACCTACGCAGCTCGAACCCGATCGAGAGCGTCTTCGCCACGGTGCGCCACCGAACGGTGCGGACCAAGGGATCGCTGTCGCAACAAACTGCAAAGCTGATGGTGTTCAAGCTCATCGACGCCGCATCGAAGACCTGGCGGCGATTGAAGAGCACGAACCAGTTGCCGAAAGTCATCGCCGGTGTAAAGTTCATCGACGGAATCGAAGTCATTCCGAACACTGAAAGCCACGCCGCCTGA
- a CDS encoding Mom family adenine methylcarbamoylation protein encodes MSLGVFWNGRLEGAMTFGPSMDKSNIQGLVRETPWNGFLELNRLAFSEALPRNSESRALAIAMRTIKRNYPHIGWVISFADGCQCGDGTIYRAAGFVLTGIKVNKSLLRLPDGSVTHKMTQVTGKNRAAHFARTGGSWSGQGTPLDGYQMRYIYFLDPAARARLVPKEIAYAEIERRGAGMYRGIARGKQAMAEAPSEQRRRSTDPHAPS; translated from the coding sequence CTGTCGCTGGGCGTCTTTTGGAACGGCCGGCTCGAAGGCGCGATGACGTTCGGCCCGTCGATGGACAAGAGCAACATTCAAGGGCTGGTGCGCGAGACGCCGTGGAACGGTTTCCTCGAGTTAAACCGGCTCGCCTTTTCGGAGGCGCTGCCGCGCAATAGCGAAAGCCGGGCGCTGGCAATCGCGATGCGGACGATCAAAAGGAACTATCCGCACATCGGCTGGGTGATCTCGTTCGCCGATGGATGCCAGTGCGGCGACGGCACGATCTATCGCGCGGCGGGCTTCGTCCTGACCGGGATCAAGGTGAACAAGAGCCTCCTGCGACTGCCCGACGGTTCGGTCACGCACAAGATGACGCAAGTGACCGGCAAGAATCGTGCGGCTCACTTCGCCAGGACTGGCGGATCATGGTCGGGTCAGGGCACGCCGCTCGACGGCTACCAGATGCGGTACATCTATTTCCTCGATCCGGCGGCGCGGGCGCGGCTCGTGCCGAAGGAGATCGCCTATGCCGAGATCGAGCGGCGCGGCGCCGGGATGTATCGTGGAATTGCGCGTGGGAAGCAGGCGATGGCCGAGGCCCCCTCGGAACAGCGGCGGCGCAGCACCGACCCCCACGCTCCATCATAG
- a CDS encoding DUF2958 domain-containing protein: MEAIFTKGILDQLAANGAATRAAQRAGQREPDHIPVVKVFNPYSGATWLLTESDPDEPDRLYGLCDLGMGEPELGYVARSEMEGVRVKIGRHGLPLERDLYWSITEPLSVHAERARRAGRIEA, encoded by the coding sequence ATGGAAGCCATCTTTACGAAAGGAATTCTCGACCAACTCGCCGCCAATGGCGCGGCCACGCGCGCCGCGCAGCGAGCCGGTCAGCGCGAGCCGGATCACATCCCGGTCGTCAAGGTCTTCAATCCCTACAGCGGCGCCACTTGGCTGCTGACCGAGAGCGACCCCGACGAACCAGATCGCCTGTACGGCCTCTGCGACCTCGGCATGGGCGAGCCCGAGCTTGGCTATGTCGCCCGATCGGAGATGGAGGGCGTGCGGGTCAAGATCGGCCGCCATGGTCTGCCGCTCGAACGCGACCTGTATTGGTCAATCACCGAGCCGCTATCGGTCCATGCCGAGCGCGCGCGGCGCGCCGGAAGGATCGAGGCATGA
- a CDS encoding DUF4314 domain-containing protein, whose protein sequence is MRKPPFANGDRIRLIAMVDDPAPVAPGTEGTVSGEPTFFDQSWDVPVQWDNGRTLSMVVPPDTAEKI, encoded by the coding sequence ATGAGAAAGCCGCCTTTCGCCAATGGCGACCGCATCCGCCTGATCGCAATGGTCGATGACCCGGCGCCGGTCGCGCCCGGCACCGAGGGCACGGTTAGCGGGGAGCCGACATTTTTCGACCAGAGTTGGGATGTCCCGGTGCAATGGGACAACGGCCGCACGCTCTCGATGGTGGTGCCGCCGGATACAGCGGAGAAAATCTGA
- a CDS encoding DUF3085 domain-containing protein has translation MSRLIFNAADVRRVVEHSITAPTQSEMLVDYEDKPPYRAITKPVPAPSVLLVHDQGVYLMSNGQPRDIVKGQTSFCAYAQGCHPDRDADWYETARALVGGDDFGECLPWANELKALLDRGAKTIALDFRADAIAIVEG, from the coding sequence ATGTCCCGCTTAATCTTCAATGCCGCCGACGTGCGCCGGGTGGTCGAACATTCGATCACCGCGCCGACGCAATCCGAGATGCTCGTAGACTACGAGGACAAGCCGCCATATCGCGCGATAACAAAGCCGGTGCCCGCGCCATCGGTGCTGCTCGTCCATGATCAAGGCGTCTATCTGATGTCGAACGGTCAGCCGCGCGACATCGTCAAGGGCCAAACGTCATTCTGCGCCTATGCCCAGGGATGCCACCCGGATCGCGACGCCGATTGGTACGAGACCGCCCGCGCGCTCGTGGGCGGCGATGATTTCGGCGAGTGCCTGCCATGGGCGAATGAATTGAAGGCGCTGCTCGATCGCGGCGCGAAAACCATCGCGCTCGACTTCCGGGCCGATGCCATCGCGATCGTGGAGGGCTGA
- a CDS encoding helix-turn-helix domain-containing protein, whose product MMARTPADIGAAAAQIEDATHLFSSAQSLTEWRERFGYSQRQAAEAIGCSRGAWAGYEHGDQPIPKYISLAIAALSLGVGR is encoded by the coding sequence ATGATGGCACGCACTCCCGCAGACATCGGCGCCGCCGCCGCGCAGATCGAAGACGCCACGCACCTTTTCAGCAGCGCTCAATCGCTGACCGAATGGCGCGAGCGCTTCGGCTATTCGCAGCGGCAAGCCGCCGAGGCGATCGGCTGCTCGCGCGGCGCATGGGCCGGTTACGAGCACGGCGACCAACCGATCCCGAAATACATCTCGCTCGCAATCGCGGCGCTATCGCTCGGGGTTGGCCGATGA
- a CDS encoding terminase gpA endonuclease subunit, with product MWAATNRIYPQTAAIPGPRDPHLTPYVVGPERMIASGQFRRVVMVFGAQTGKSEAMLDVAGQRLDQRPGPILYVGPNRQFLTEQFEPRVMSLLEQAPTLTEKLARGKRMTKTRKMVAGVPFRLAHSGSSAALKSDPAVLALVDEYDEMRANVNEQGGPLGLVERRGDTYADFVCVVTSTPKRGRVEAVEDKRSKLFFWDVAVADDIESPIWQLWQQGTRHHWCWPCPHCSEYFVPRFNLMRYPAKVSPMKAARETYLECPHCGGVIEDGHKAAMNERGQYVAPGQTIDRNGQVSGDPPDTMSVSYWVSGLASPFVSFGDRIRVYLEAIALGDDAMVQQAINAGFGELYSPGGGEVPEWAEIKEKARHADYRRGEVPDGVLRLSIAADVQKQSIPYVIRGWGSRATSWLIDWGYLRGDTAEADVWNQLAELISTPIDGLPIHLTFVDSGFRPGKADTLPLNRVYEFCRRFPKRVRPTKGSSAPMRVPLLMSKIEVNRSGKAAKFGLDLVRLDTDHWKCWVHERLRWPSEMPGAWNVPVGIDDDYCHQIVSEARVKSPTGRPEWIRRSKNNHFLDCEAMLAATSYLMNMQRVGLPREREAPARTNENPPPPNDVPPTHRTLPRAPRRIVRSGYLGV from the coding sequence GTGTGGGCGGCGACGAACCGCATCTATCCGCAAACGGCGGCGATCCCCGGGCCGCGTGATCCGCATCTGACGCCTTACGTCGTCGGGCCCGAGCGCATGATCGCGAGCGGACAGTTTCGCCGCGTGGTCATGGTCTTCGGAGCGCAGACCGGCAAGTCGGAGGCGATGCTCGATGTCGCGGGCCAGCGCCTCGATCAGAGGCCCGGGCCGATCCTGTACGTCGGGCCGAACCGGCAGTTCCTCACCGAGCAGTTCGAGCCGCGCGTCATGTCGCTGCTCGAACAGGCGCCGACGCTGACCGAGAAGCTCGCGCGCGGCAAACGGATGACGAAGACCCGCAAGATGGTCGCGGGCGTCCCGTTCCGTCTCGCACATTCGGGATCATCGGCCGCGCTCAAGTCCGATCCGGCAGTCCTGGCGTTGGTGGACGAATACGACGAGATGCGCGCCAACGTGAACGAGCAAGGCGGCCCGCTCGGTCTGGTCGAGCGGCGCGGCGACACCTATGCGGATTTTGTTTGCGTGGTCACATCGACACCAAAGCGCGGGCGCGTCGAGGCCGTCGAGGACAAGCGATCGAAGCTGTTCTTTTGGGACGTTGCCGTGGCTGACGATATCGAAAGCCCGATTTGGCAACTCTGGCAGCAAGGCACCCGGCATCATTGGTGCTGGCCGTGCCCGCATTGCAGCGAATACTTCGTCCCGCGCTTCAACCTGATGCGCTACCCGGCGAAGGTTTCGCCGATGAAGGCCGCGCGCGAGACCTATCTCGAATGCCCGCACTGCGGCGGCGTCATCGAGGACGGCCACAAGGCGGCCATGAACGAGCGCGGCCAGTACGTTGCGCCCGGGCAGACGATCGATCGCAACGGCCAGGTTTCCGGCGATCCGCCGGATACGATGTCGGTGAGCTATTGGGTCTCGGGCCTCGCATCGCCCTTCGTCTCGTTCGGTGATCGCATCCGGGTCTATCTGGAAGCCATCGCGCTCGGCGACGACGCGATGGTGCAACAGGCGATCAATGCGGGCTTCGGCGAGTTGTACTCGCCCGGCGGCGGCGAGGTGCCGGAATGGGCCGAGATCAAGGAGAAGGCCCGCCACGCCGACTACCGGCGCGGTGAGGTCCCCGACGGCGTGCTGCGGCTCTCAATCGCGGCCGACGTGCAAAAGCAGTCCATCCCCTACGTCATTCGCGGCTGGGGTTCGCGCGCCACGTCATGGCTGATCGATTGGGGATACCTGCGCGGCGACACAGCCGAGGCGGACGTGTGGAACCAGCTCGCCGAGTTGATCTCGACGCCGATCGATGGCCTGCCGATCCATCTGACGTTCGTTGATAGCGGTTTCCGCCCGGGCAAGGCGGACACATTGCCGCTCAATCGCGTTTACGAGTTCTGCCGCCGGTTCCCGAAACGGGTTCGCCCGACCAAGGGATCGAGCGCCCCGATGCGCGTGCCGCTGCTGATGTCCAAGATCGAGGTCAATCGATCCGGCAAGGCGGCGAAGTTCGGGCTCGATCTTGTGCGGCTCGATACCGATCACTGGAAATGCTGGGTGCACGAGCGGCTGCGCTGGCCGTCCGAGATGCCGGGCGCGTGGAATGTCCCGGTCGGCATCGATGACGATTACTGCCACCAGATCGTTTCCGAGGCGCGGGTCAAGTCACCGACCGGGCGACCGGAGTGGATCAGGCGGTCGAAGAACAACCATTTCCTCGACTGCGAGGCGATGCTCGCCGCGACCAGCTACCTCATGAACATGCAGCGGGTCGGCTTGCCGCGAGAGCGAGAGGCGCCCGCCAGGACAAACGAAAATCCCCCGCCGCCGAATGACGTGCCGCCGACGCACCGGACCTTGCCGCGTGCGCCGCGCCGGATTGTGCGGTCGGGCTATTTGGGAGTGTGA
- a CDS encoding phage head-tail joining protein gives MAKKPGTLTFTQQQQQDLLTAIASGAERVSYSDKSVEYRSLSELREILAGIDADLSGVKARRTFRMVSPWDRGL, from the coding sequence ATGGCGAAGAAACCGGGCACGCTGACGTTCACGCAACAACAGCAGCAGGATTTGCTGACTGCGATTGCGTCGGGCGCCGAGCGGGTGAGCTATTCGGACAAGTCGGTCGAATATCGATCGCTGTCCGAGTTGCGGGAAATCCTCGCGGGGATCGATGCCGATCTGAGCGGCGTGAAGGCGCGCCGCACGTTCCGCATGGTCTCGCCGTGGGACAGGGGCCTCTGA